A window of the Parabacteroides merdae ATCC 43184 genome harbors these coding sequences:
- a CDS encoding RecQ family ATP-dependent DNA helicase, translating into MKDITFVDLEVTLNTCRVVDIGAVRSDRTPFHENSFDNLLLFLHQVPYIGGHNILKHDLSYLKPQFEKAGCRQPKIIDTLYLSSLLFPEKLHHQLSKDDKLQADKPNNPVNDSLKSLLLFEEEQNAFERLDSMLKMIYYGLLHDTDEFGGFFDYIDYAPDILDDLSGSILERFSKDICISSPLAELITSYPVELAYGLSLINCWNSSSGIPLWVLHNYPKVGWVMERLRDTPCENNECAYCRGAFNGKEGLKYFFKYDSFRTYEGEDLQQKAVEAAIEGESLLAVFPTGGGKSITFQLPALMSGKRIKGLTVVISPLQSLMKDQVDNLWKNEIMDVVTINGMLDPVERAHAIQRVEEGSVSILYISPESFRSKTIERLLVGRKVVRFVIDEAHCFSAWGQDFRVDYLYIGDFIRLLQEQKGGKQAIPVSCFTATAKQNVIQDIKDYFFEKLNIRFKTFCSGSTRKNLKYKVFKVENEDEKYGLLRSIIEDHDCPAIVYVSRTRTAAKVATRLQQDGFSAGTFHGKMETRMKTSSQNDFIDNKIRIMVATSAFGMGVDKKNVGLVVHYEISDSLENYVQEAGRAGRDESIEADCYVLFNEEDLDKHFYLLNQTKLRIKEIQQVWKAIKELTSSRISLSALELARKAGWNENILDVETRVTTAIAALEEAGYIRRGQNNPCVFADSILAKTAQEAIDRITVSPRFDDTQKEEAIRIIKKLISTRSRKHVNGEIPESRIDYISDHLGISRQEVMLVIRLLREENILADACDLTAYIKKGENSNRSLETVLLYNRLDEYLLSVFTAKEQSFNLKELRKEAEIETGKSISPDKLNRLLNFWSEKNWIKRIYLDKAHNYVTIARTGSVLDLEELTEGRHLLSDFIIRYLFEKTGQSSELEQSGNILVEFSMLELKEAYEKDVRKQLFGHTIRMEDIEDTLLYLSRIEALQIEGGFLVLYNRLQIDRLVLNNKMQYKQDDYHKLELFYANKIQQINIVGEYVRKMLSGNSDALEFVDDYFQLNYSSFLQKYFPGKRRDEINRKMTNTKLQRLLGKLSETQLEIVKDDRPGSIVVMAGPGSGKTRVLVHKLAYLLLEEDVKHEQLLMLTFSRAAASEFRRRLWDLIGTAAGYVEIKTFHSYCFDLLGLQGSLEKSSSVIIDAVGKIDNGEVEINRITKTVLVIDEAQDMTEDEFALVEALIRKNEDLKVVAVGDDDQNIYSFRRSNSRYMRKLVDEYGARTHDLLVNFRSKKCLVEFANRFWETIPERMKQSRIISHDQDEGEIRIVQYQSPNMVIPLVQDICATPLIGTTCVLTQTNWEAIQVACLLKDKRMPVRLIQSNEGFRLCDMDEMRFFNRILGSQAEVHLIDEVCWAEAKQAIKNEYCEAASWEICRGIIQNFEQLYPCKYRSDWETYLFESKLEDFYAVRGETIVVSTIHKAKGKEFDNVFLLLNDNRDLLGDNQPVTDEKRREIYVALTRAKNKLSIHLNSYYPEIFGNEEKIIRFDKAYYPMPERLLFLLTHRDVWLDFFKDARRQESIGNLKSGMPLRLMEGGCCDSSDKEVVRFSNSFKKEIEKWLDKGYELKEARVNFVVYWKKTGEEEEVKVLLPEIVLVKVRNLNVSELMIL; encoded by the coding sequence ATGAAAGACATAACCTTTGTTGATCTGGAAGTAACGCTGAACACCTGCCGGGTAGTGGATATCGGAGCTGTCCGATCCGACAGAACTCCTTTTCATGAAAATTCCTTTGATAATCTGTTGCTTTTTTTGCATCAGGTACCTTATATTGGCGGGCATAATATATTAAAACATGACCTTTCTTATTTGAAACCTCAGTTTGAGAAAGCAGGCTGCCGACAACCGAAAATAATTGATACGCTCTATCTATCCTCGTTGCTGTTCCCGGAAAAACTGCATCATCAACTGTCCAAGGATGATAAGTTACAGGCTGATAAACCCAATAACCCGGTAAACGATTCGCTGAAATCGTTGTTGTTATTCGAGGAAGAACAAAACGCTTTTGAACGCTTGGATAGTATGCTGAAAATGATCTATTACGGGTTATTACATGATACGGATGAGTTCGGCGGCTTTTTTGATTACATAGATTATGCACCGGATATTCTGGATGATTTATCGGGTAGTATCCTTGAGCGTTTCAGTAAAGACATCTGTATATCTTCTCCGCTTGCTGAATTGATCACCTCTTATCCGGTGGAATTGGCTTATGGCCTGTCTTTGATTAATTGTTGGAATAGCAGTTCCGGCATTCCGCTTTGGGTATTGCATAATTACCCGAAGGTAGGATGGGTGATGGAGCGTTTGCGGGATACGCCTTGTGAAAATAACGAATGTGCTTATTGCAGAGGAGCATTTAACGGTAAGGAAGGACTGAAATATTTTTTCAAATATGATTCGTTCCGTACCTATGAAGGAGAAGATCTGCAGCAGAAAGCGGTGGAGGCTGCGATTGAAGGAGAATCTCTTTTGGCTGTTTTTCCGACAGGCGGAGGAAAATCCATCACATTCCAGCTCCCGGCTTTGATGAGCGGTAAACGGATAAAAGGACTTACTGTCGTTATCTCTCCCTTGCAATCCCTGATGAAGGACCAAGTGGATAACCTGTGGAAAAATGAAATCATGGATGTTGTTACCATCAACGGGATGTTAGACCCGGTGGAACGTGCCCATGCTATCCAAAGGGTGGAAGAAGGGTCGGTTTCTATCTTGTATATATCGCCGGAGTCGTTTCGTTCGAAAACGATAGAACGGTTGTTGGTCGGGCGGAAAGTGGTTCGTTTCGTTATTGACGAGGCACACTGTTTCTCAGCTTGGGGACAGGATTTCCGTGTGGATTATCTATATATAGGTGATTTCATACGTCTGTTACAGGAACAAAAAGGAGGGAAGCAGGCGATACCGGTGTCCTGTTTTACAGCCACTGCCAAGCAGAATGTAATACAAGATATCAAAGACTATTTTTTCGAAAAGCTAAATATACGCTTTAAAACATTTTGTTCGGGAAGTACCCGCAAAAATCTAAAATACAAAGTTTTCAAGGTAGAAAATGAAGATGAAAAATATGGACTGTTACGGAGTATCATTGAAGACCATGATTGTCCGGCTATAGTTTATGTTTCCCGTACCCGTACGGCAGCCAAAGTTGCCACGCGCTTGCAGCAGGATGGTTTTTCGGCCGGTACTTTTCACGGAAAGATGGAAACCCGGATGAAAACATCCAGTCAGAATGATTTCATAGACAATAAAATCCGGATAATGGTCGCTACCTCTGCTTTTGGAATGGGGGTCGACAAGAAAAATGTCGGTCTGGTGGTTCATTACGAGATATCGGATTCATTGGAAAATTATGTGCAGGAGGCTGGTAGAGCCGGACGTGACGAATCAATTGAGGCGGATTGTTACGTTCTTTTCAACGAAGAGGATCTGGACAAGCACTTCTATTTGCTAAACCAGACCAAACTGCGTATTAAAGAGATACAGCAGGTTTGGAAAGCAATTAAAGAACTTACCAGTTCCAGGATTTCGTTGTCAGCTCTTGAACTTGCCCGTAAAGCTGGTTGGAATGAAAATATTCTGGACGTGGAAACGCGTGTAACCACTGCAATAGCCGCGCTTGAGGAGGCCGGTTATATTCGGCGGGGGCAAAACAATCCGTGTGTTTTTGCTGATAGTATCCTTGCGAAAACAGCTCAGGAGGCTATCGATAGAATAACAGTCTCTCCACGTTTTGATGACACTCAAAAGGAAGAAGCGATACGTATCATCAAAAAATTAATTTCGACGAGAAGCCGCAAGCATGTAAATGGCGAGATCCCGGAATCTCGTATCGATTATATCTCGGACCATTTGGGGATATCCCGGCAAGAAGTGATGCTGGTCATTCGCTTGTTGCGGGAAGAGAATATTCTGGCAGACGCTTGTGACTTGACAGCTTATATAAAAAAAGGTGAAAACAGCAATCGTTCGCTTGAAACGGTCCTTCTTTACAACCGTCTTGATGAATATCTTTTATCCGTTTTTACCGCAAAAGAACAATCTTTCAATCTGAAAGAGCTACGGAAAGAAGCCGAGATCGAGACTGGAAAAAGTATTTCGCCAGATAAGCTAAACAGACTCCTTAATTTTTGGTCTGAAAAGAACTGGATCAAACGGATATACTTGGATAAAGCGCATAATTATGTCACGATTGCCCGTACCGGATCGGTCCTCGATCTGGAAGAACTGACGGAAGGGAGGCATCTCTTGTCTGATTTCATCATTCGTTATTTGTTTGAGAAAACAGGACAGTCCAGCGAGCTGGAACAGAGCGGAAATATTTTGGTCGAGTTTTCCATGCTTGAGCTGAAAGAGGCGTATGAGAAGGATGTCAGGAAACAATTGTTTGGGCATACCATTCGGATGGAAGACATTGAAGATACTCTTTTGTATCTTTCGCGGATAGAAGCCTTACAGATCGAAGGTGGCTTCTTGGTGTTATACAACCGATTGCAGATAGACAGATTGGTTCTGAATAATAAGATGCAATATAAACAGGATGATTATCATAAACTCGAACTGTTTTATGCCAATAAGATCCAGCAGATTAATATTGTCGGTGAATATGTACGGAAAATGCTTTCCGGTAATAGCGATGCATTGGAATTTGTTGACGACTATTTCCAACTGAATTATTCGTCATTCCTCCAAAAATATTTCCCTGGTAAACGGAGGGATGAGATTAACCGGAAAATGACGAATACCAAACTTCAGCGGTTATTGGGGAAATTGTCCGAAACACAATTGGAGATTGTCAAGGATGACCGTCCCGGTTCTATAGTCGTCATGGCGGGACCCGGAAGTGGAAAGACACGTGTACTTGTTCATAAACTGGCTTACTTGCTGTTGGAGGAAGATGTCAAGCACGAACAACTCTTGATGCTGACTTTTTCTCGTGCTGCTGCGAGCGAATTCAGACGACGGTTATGGGATTTGATAGGGACTGCTGCTGGTTATGTTGAGATCAAGACTTTCCACTCTTATTGTTTCGACCTGTTAGGGCTGCAAGGTTCTTTAGAAAAATCATCTTCCGTAATTATCGATGCCGTGGGAAAAATAGACAATGGGGAAGTAGAGATAAATCGTATTACAAAAACGGTTCTGGTGATTGATGAGGCGCAGGATATGACTGAAGACGAGTTTGCACTGGTGGAGGCGCTTATTCGTAAAAATGAGGACTTGAAGGTGGTCGCGGTAGGTGACGATGACCAGAATATTTACAGTTTCCGTCGTTCGAATTCCCGATATATGAGAAAGCTGGTCGATGAATACGGTGCTCGTACGCATGATTTGCTGGTCAATTTCCGAAGCAAAAAGTGTTTGGTTGAGTTTGCGAATCGTTTTTGGGAAACTATACCTGAAAGAATGAAGCAGTCGCGGATCATTTCTCACGACCAGGATGAAGGTGAGATCCGTATCGTTCAATACCAGTCGCCGAATATGGTTATACCATTGGTGCAGGATATTTGTGCAACCCCTCTAATCGGAACGACCTGCGTATTGACTCAGACAAACTGGGAAGCGATACAGGTTGCCTGTTTGTTGAAAGATAAACGTATGCCAGTCCGTTTGATTCAGTCAAACGAGGGTTTCCGTCTGTGCGATATGGATGAGATGCGTTTCTTCAACCGGATTTTAGGATCGCAAGCGGAGGTTCATCTGATAGATGAAGTATGCTGGGCTGAGGCAAAACAAGCTATTAAAAATGAATATTGTGAAGCTGCTTCTTGGGAAATTTGCCGGGGGATTATTCAGAATTTCGAACAACTTTATCCCTGTAAGTATCGTTCGGATTGGGAAACGTATCTGTTTGAATCGAAGCTGGAAGATTTCTATGCCGTTCGGGGAGAAACTATCGTTGTTTCTACGATTCACAAGGCAAAAGGGAAAGAGTTTGATAATGTCTTTCTGCTTTTAAACGATAATAGGGATTTATTAGGGGATAATCAGCCTGTCACGGATGAAAAGAGACGTGAGATTTATGTAGCACTCACACGTGCCAAAAATAAGTTATCGATCCATTTGAATAGCTATTATCCGGAAATTTTCGGCAATGAGGAAAAAATTATCCGGTTCGATAAGGCTTATTATCCGATGCCGGAACGTTTACTGTTCTTGCTTACGCATCGCGATGTATGGTTGGATTTTTTCAAAGATGCAAGGAGGCAGGAGTCGATTGGAAATCTGAAAAGTGGCATGCCATTGCGGTTGATGGAGGGCGGTTGTTGCGATTCGTCGGATAAGGAAGTTGTCCGTTTTTCAAACAGTTTCAAAAAAGAGATCGAGAAATGGCTGGATAAGGGATATGAACTGAAAGAGGCACGCGTTAATTTTGTCGTGTATTGGAAAAAAACGGGAGAAGAAGAGGAGGTAAAAGTTCTTTTACCGGAAATAGTGTTGGTAAAGGTGAGAAACTTAAATGTTTCGGAATTGATGATTTTATAA
- a CDS encoding sensor histidine kinase: MRIYYFIITLIISFCVSLQAQNNADKFKQQAQSSFENKDYTKARYLYIQAYKDYANEGKITQAIECGTQAASLYHRENYYQEAFDLCRQMSQIVANQEHAEQKKLYGLRFGITKERLQMYIKLRNTAQAQLQLNMLDNLAEESGNPELTEELLYTKTDYFYIFEQKKEGDAAFNKLISQYREKKEYGKIDECYQNLIAIARKANNISLLEQTYEKYMVWTDSVKMLTAEDKLGALQQKYDSSLQTIQEKEDQLSAKQYIIAGLCTLAAILIAALAFLAFLVIRFILLNRKLKKIIQTITEHSEQQTGFIQSISAQMEPTLDEMSKSVAGLQITAPRQAKAIQARIDALKQFGNHIQELSLLKNSLLETYEAQSFNVSSFCEKVMEQVKEDVRPDVEVTADIPKIEIKTNAEQLQRILLHLLRNAAIYTTSGKIKLEFKKKGAHICQFIVTDSGPGIPVEKQMAIFKPFTEIKDLTDGDGLGLPICSLIASKMNGTLSIDPEYKKGNRFILVLQV; encoded by the coding sequence ATGAGAATTTACTACTTCATTATCACCCTCATTATCAGTTTTTGTGTTTCCCTTCAGGCACAAAACAATGCGGACAAATTCAAGCAACAGGCACAAAGTAGCTTTGAGAACAAAGACTATACGAAAGCCCGCTATCTTTATATCCAGGCATACAAGGATTACGCAAATGAAGGAAAAATAACGCAGGCAATCGAATGCGGTACACAGGCGGCATCCCTCTATCACCGCGAGAACTACTATCAGGAAGCGTTCGACCTCTGCCGACAAATGAGCCAGATAGTGGCAAATCAGGAACATGCAGAGCAAAAGAAACTGTACGGCCTGCGTTTTGGGATAACAAAAGAGCGCCTACAAATGTACATCAAGCTAAGAAACACCGCGCAAGCACAGCTCCAGCTTAACATGCTGGACAACTTGGCCGAAGAATCAGGCAATCCCGAACTTACCGAAGAACTGTTGTACACAAAAACCGATTATTTCTATATCTTCGAACAGAAAAAAGAAGGAGACGCAGCATTCAACAAGCTCATCAGCCAATACCGGGAGAAAAAGGAATACGGCAAAATCGACGAATGCTATCAAAATCTGATCGCAATTGCCCGCAAAGCCAATAATATCTCGTTGCTGGAGCAAACCTACGAGAAATATATGGTATGGACCGATTCCGTAAAAATGCTTACCGCAGAGGACAAATTGGGTGCCCTGCAACAAAAATACGACAGCAGCCTGCAAACGATACAGGAAAAAGAAGACCAGCTATCAGCCAAGCAGTATATCATCGCCGGGCTCTGCACGTTAGCCGCCATCCTAATTGCCGCATTGGCGTTTCTGGCATTTCTGGTCATACGCTTCATACTCCTGAACCGGAAGTTGAAGAAGATCATCCAGACCATCACCGAGCACAGCGAACAACAGACCGGATTCATCCAAAGTATATCGGCGCAGATGGAACCGACACTAGACGAAATGAGCAAATCGGTAGCCGGATTGCAAATCACAGCACCCAGACAAGCAAAAGCCATACAAGCCCGTATCGATGCCCTAAAACAGTTCGGAAACCATATACAAGAACTTTCTTTGTTGAAAAACTCCTTGCTGGAAACCTACGAAGCACAATCTTTTAATGTCAGCTCTTTCTGCGAGAAAGTGATGGAACAGGTAAAAGAGGATGTCCGTCCGGACGTTGAAGTCACTGCTGATATCCCAAAGATCGAAATCAAGACAAATGCCGAACAGCTGCAACGCATCTTGCTACACCTGCTGAGAAATGCGGCGATCTACACGACATCAGGCAAAATCAAGCTGGAATTCAAGAAGAAAGGAGCCCATATCTGTCAGTTCATCGTTACCGACAGCGGTCCGGGTATCCCTGTCGAAAAGCAAATGGCGATCTTCAAGCCTTTTACTGAAATCAAGGATCTGACTGATGGAGACGGACTGGGATTACCCATCTGCTCCCTAATCGCTTCGAAGATGAACGGTACACTGTCCATAGACCCCGAATACAAAAAAGGCAACCGCTTTATTCTGGTATTGCAGGTGTAA
- the gltB gene encoding glutamate synthase large subunit — translation MKVRSHLNNKQGLYDPANEHDACGVGLIVNVHGGKSHGIVESALKVLENMRHRGAEGADNKTGDGAGILLQIPHEFILLQGIPVPEKGKYGTGLVFFPKDEKQHSAILSIMIEEIEKEGLTLMHLRKVPVNTDILGKDARDTEPDIKQVFITGCDDQQVLELKLYIIRKRIEKRMAASDIPNRKDFYVASLSTKSIIYKGMLESMQLRHYFPDLTNPYLTSGLALVHSRFSTNTFPTWSLAQPFRLLAHNGEINTIRGNRGWMEARESVLSSPRIPNIDEIRPIIQPDMSDSASLDNVLEFFVASGMSLPHAMAMLVPESFNEKNPISEDLKAFYEYHSILMEPWDGPAALLFSDGRYAGGMLDRNGLRPARYLITKNGMMVVASEVGVMDFEPDEIEEKGRLQPGKILLVDTEEGKIYYDGELKKQLAGAQFYRVWLANNRVELDELKSGRHVPHTVAGYDRMLRTFGYSREDIERIIAPMCIGSTEPVGSMGNDIPLAVLSEHPQLLFNYFRQQFAQVTNPPIDPLREDLVMSLTEYIGAVGSNILIPNEAHCKMVRLAHPILTNTQLDILCNIRYKGFKSVKLPMLFEVSQGCEGLKTALDRLCMQAEQSVADGVNYIILSDKDVDETHAPIPSLLAVSAVHHHLISAQKRVQTALVVETGEMREVMHAALLLGYGASAINPYMSFAILQDLVDRQEIQLNYEMARKNYIKALCKGLFKVMSKMGISTIRSYRGAKLFEAVGLSTALTDAYFGGTASSVGGIRLQEIAADAIALHHQAFRGTIDSLTLEHKGLYSFRKDGEKHAWNPETISALQQATRLGSYKKFKEYTHLVDKKDTPIFLRDFLTFRTGKSIPIEDVEPISEIMKRFVTGAMSFGSISKEAHETMAVAMNKIHGRSNTGEGGEDSARFTPREDGLSLRSAIKQVASGRFGVTAEYLVNAEEIQIKVAQGAKPGEGGQLPGFKVNDVIAKTRHSIPGISLISPPPHHDIYSIEDLAQLIFDLKNVNPSAEISVKLVSESGVGTIAAGVAKAKADRIVISGAEGGTGASPMSSIRYAGLPPELGLSETQQTLVMNNLRGQVRLQTDGQLKTGRDIVLMALLGAEEFGFATSALIVLGCVMMRKCHMNTCPVGVATQNEELRKRFHGRYEYLVNFFTFLAEEVREYLAEMGFKRLDDIIGRTDLIDKRPPTPSASGKYALLDFSKLLHIPAQAATNAIRHTAEQVHLTGHVKDQDIILHAMPAIEHRQEISLDYAIANTDRSVGAMLSGEIAKRYGNSGLPEHTLNIKFKGSAGQSFGAFLAHGVNFRLEGEANDYLGKGLSGGRISVMPPVRSTFVAENNTIAGNTLMYGATSGEVYINGRVGERFCVRNSGAIAVVEGVGDHCCEYMTGGRVVVLGRTGRNFAAGMSGGVAYVWNKEGDFDYYCNMEMVELSLIEDSTTRKELHELIRKHYHFTGSHLASKMLDNWNKYVDEFIQIVPIEYKKVLQEEQMKKLQQKIAEMQRDY, via the coding sequence ATGAAAGTAAGGAGCCATTTGAACAATAAGCAAGGATTATACGATCCTGCCAACGAGCACGACGCTTGCGGCGTAGGACTGATTGTAAACGTCCACGGTGGTAAATCGCACGGTATTGTAGAATCAGCCCTTAAGGTATTGGAAAACATGCGGCACCGGGGTGCAGAAGGAGCAGATAACAAGACTGGCGACGGTGCAGGCATCCTGTTACAAATTCCACACGAGTTTATCTTACTGCAAGGTATCCCCGTACCGGAAAAAGGTAAGTACGGAACCGGACTGGTCTTCTTTCCGAAAGACGAGAAACAGCATTCGGCTATCCTCAGTATCATGATCGAAGAGATCGAAAAGGAAGGGTTGACCTTAATGCATCTGCGCAAAGTACCTGTCAACACGGACATCTTAGGAAAAGACGCACGGGATACAGAGCCGGATATCAAACAGGTGTTCATCACCGGATGTGACGACCAGCAAGTATTGGAACTGAAACTATACATCATCCGCAAACGAATCGAGAAACGGATGGCGGCATCCGATATACCGAACAGGAAAGATTTCTACGTAGCGTCACTTTCCACCAAGAGCATCATATATAAAGGCATGCTGGAATCAATGCAACTTCGCCATTATTTCCCTGATCTGACCAACCCCTACCTGACAAGCGGACTGGCACTCGTCCACTCCCGCTTCAGCACGAACACATTCCCGACCTGGAGTCTAGCACAACCGTTTCGCCTCCTGGCACACAACGGGGAAATCAATACGATACGGGGCAACCGTGGCTGGATGGAAGCACGTGAAAGCGTCCTGTCCTCTCCCCGCATCCCGAATATAGACGAGATACGCCCGATCATCCAGCCGGATATGAGCGACAGCGCTTCGCTGGACAACGTGCTGGAATTCTTCGTGGCGTCCGGCATGAGCCTGCCACATGCCATGGCGATGCTGGTTCCGGAAAGTTTCAACGAAAAAAACCCGATATCGGAAGACCTGAAAGCGTTCTACGAATATCATTCCATCCTGATGGAACCGTGGGACGGCCCGGCCGCCCTGCTTTTCAGCGACGGACGGTATGCCGGAGGAATGCTCGATCGCAACGGCTTGCGCCCGGCACGCTACCTGATCACGAAAAACGGCATGATGGTCGTGGCGTCCGAAGTGGGCGTAATGGACTTCGAACCTGATGAAATAGAGGAAAAGGGGCGTCTGCAACCGGGCAAAATCCTGCTGGTCGATACGGAAGAAGGCAAGATCTATTACGACGGCGAACTGAAAAAGCAGCTTGCTGGCGCACAGTTCTACCGCGTCTGGCTAGCAAACAACCGGGTGGAACTGGACGAACTGAAGTCCGGGCGACACGTCCCGCACACCGTTGCCGGATATGACAGGATGCTACGCACTTTCGGGTACAGCCGCGAGGACATCGAGCGTATCATCGCCCCGATGTGCATAGGCAGCACGGAGCCGGTCGGTTCAATGGGAAACGACATACCGCTGGCCGTCCTCTCCGAGCATCCTCAACTGCTGTTCAACTATTTCCGCCAACAGTTCGCCCAAGTGACGAACCCGCCAATCGATCCGCTCCGTGAGGATTTGGTCATGAGCCTAACAGAATATATTGGTGCTGTAGGAAGTAATATCCTCATACCGAACGAGGCACATTGTAAGATGGTACGCCTCGCTCACCCAATACTGACCAACACGCAATTAGATATTCTTTGCAACATCCGCTATAAAGGTTTCAAGTCCGTCAAGCTGCCGATGCTCTTCGAAGTATCGCAAGGCTGCGAAGGACTGAAAACCGCCCTCGACCGGCTTTGCATGCAAGCAGAACAATCTGTCGCAGACGGTGTGAACTACATCATCCTGAGCGATAAGGATGTGGACGAAACCCATGCCCCTATCCCTTCACTCCTTGCCGTCAGCGCCGTGCACCACCACCTGATCTCCGCACAAAAACGTGTGCAGACCGCATTGGTGGTGGAGACTGGGGAAATGCGCGAAGTGATGCACGCAGCCTTGCTCTTAGGCTACGGAGCAAGCGCCATCAACCCATATATGTCGTTCGCCATCCTCCAAGATCTGGTGGACAGGCAGGAAATACAGCTCAACTACGAAATGGCACGCAAGAACTACATCAAAGCGCTTTGCAAAGGTCTGTTCAAGGTCATGAGCAAGATGGGAATCAGCACGATCCGCAGCTATCGAGGCGCCAAGCTGTTTGAGGCAGTCGGCCTTTCGACCGCACTTACCGATGCCTATTTCGGAGGGACGGCCAGCAGTGTAGGCGGTATCCGCCTGCAAGAGATAGCCGCCGACGCCATCGCCCTGCATCATCAGGCCTTTAGAGGGACAATAGACAGTCTGACTCTTGAGCACAAAGGGCTATACAGTTTCCGCAAAGACGGCGAGAAACACGCATGGAACCCGGAAACGATCTCAGCCCTCCAACAGGCAACCCGTTTGGGTAGCTACAAGAAGTTCAAGGAATACACACATCTCGTAGACAAAAAGGATACACCAATCTTCCTCCGAGATTTCCTGACCTTCCGAACGGGAAAATCCATTCCGATCGAAGATGTGGAACCAATAAGCGAGATCATGAAGCGTTTCGTCACGGGCGCCATGAGCTTCGGCTCGATCAGCAAAGAGGCGCACGAGACGATGGCAGTAGCAATGAACAAGATACATGGACGCAGCAACACAGGGGAAGGAGGCGAAGACTCCGCCCGTTTCACTCCCCGCGAAGACGGTCTCTCCCTCCGTTCCGCCATCAAACAAGTGGCCTCCGGACGTTTCGGCGTAACCGCTGAATATTTAGTGAATGCAGAAGAGATACAGATCAAAGTCGCCCAAGGCGCAAAACCAGGTGAAGGTGGACAGCTGCCGGGATTCAAGGTTAACGACGTGATTGCCAAAACACGCCACTCCATTCCAGGTATCTCGCTGATCTCTCCTCCTCCCCACCATGACATTTACTCGATCGAAGACCTAGCACAACTGATCTTCGACCTGAAAAATGTCAACCCGAGTGCCGAAATAAGCGTGAAGCTGGTATCGGAAAGCGGTGTCGGGACAATTGCAGCAGGCGTAGCAAAAGCTAAAGCCGACCGCATCGTCATATCGGGAGCCGAAGGGGGAACAGGTGCTTCTCCGATGAGCTCCATCCGCTACGCCGGACTGCCTCCCGAACTGGGATTGTCGGAGACGCAACAGACACTGGTCATGAATAACCTTCGCGGGCAAGTCCGGCTGCAAACCGACGGACAGTTGAAGACCGGGCGCGACATCGTCCTGATGGCCCTGTTGGGAGCCGAAGAGTTCGGTTTCGCCACCTCCGCCCTGATCGTACTGGGCTGCGTGATGATGCGCAAATGCCACATGAACACCTGCCCGGTGGGTGTCGCCACCCAAAACGAGGAACTGCGCAAACGTTTCCACGGCCGTTACGAATATTTGGTGAACTTCTTCACCTTCCTCGCCGAAGAGGTCCGAGAATACTTGGCGGAGATGGGCTTCAAAAGGCTGGATGACATCATCGGGCGTACGGACCTGATCGATAAGCGCCCACCCACGCCATCTGCATCCGGCAAATACGCATTGCTCGATTTCTCCAAATTGCTGCACATCCCAGCACAGGCTGCTACAAATGCCATACGTCATACGGCAGAGCAGGTCCACTTGACCGGACATGTAAAAGACCAGGACATTATCCTGCATGCCATGCCGGCCATCGAGCACCGACAAGAGATTTCTTTGGATTATGCCATAGCCAACACCGACCGCTCGGTAGGCGCCATGCTCTCCGGTGAGATTGCCAAACGATACGGCAACTCAGGATTACCGGAACATACGCTTAATATCAAATTCAAAGGTTCGGCCGGACAGAGCTTCGGCGCCTTCCTTGCGCACGGTGTCAACTTCCGCCTCGAAGGAGAAGCCAACGATTATTTAGGCAAAGGCTTGAGCGGAGGACGTATCAGCGTGATGCCTCCGGTACGGTCGACCTTCGTAGCCGAAAACAACACGATTGCCGGAAACACCCTGATGTACGGGGCGACAAGCGGCGAAGTGTATATCAACGGACGTGTAGGCGAACGTTTCTGCGTGCGTAACTCCGGTGCTATCGCCGTCGTAGAGGGAGTCGGTGACCACTGCTGCGAATATATGACCGGAGGACGCGTGGTGGTTCTCGGACGTACAGGGCGCAACTTCGCCGCCGGCATGAGCGG